In Topomyia yanbarensis strain Yona2022 chromosome 2, ASM3024719v1, whole genome shotgun sequence, one DNA window encodes the following:
- the LOC131679265 gene encoding small ribosomal subunit protein uS14, whose amino-acid sequence MGFADLWYSHPRTYGQGSRFCRACSNNHGMIRKYGLNICRQCFREYAKDIGFRKLD is encoded by the exons ATGGGTTTTGCTGATCTCTGGTATTCGCATCCTCGTACCTATGGACAGGGCTCCCGATTTTG TCGAGCCTGTTCCAACAATCACGGTATGATTCGCAAGTATGGCTTGAATATCTGCCGACAGTGCTTCAGAGAATATGCCAAGGATATTGGATTCCGGAAG TTGGACTAA